A portion of the Tamandua tetradactyla isolate mTamTet1 chromosome 16, mTamTet1.pri, whole genome shotgun sequence genome contains these proteins:
- the ZNF566 gene encoding zinc finger protein 566 isoform X3 produces MERLTRHDLQCSSFRDDWNCNGLFEKQHTVIQSQEGHFSPLIFTHEGMPTFSQHPSFTLQQIINNKEKFCETKEYGKAFRHGSQLSTHQITHTTEKPYQCKECGKAFRHPSRLAHHQKIHTGKKPFECKECGKTFICGSDLTRHHRIHTGEKPYECKECGKAFSSGSNYTRHQRIHTGEKPYECKECGKAFSSGSNFTQHQRIHTGEKPYECKECGNAFSQSSQLIKHQRIHTGEKPYECKECEKAFRSGSDLTRHQRIHTGEKPYECKICGKAYSQSSQLISHHRIHTGEKSYEYRECGKTFGYSSPLTEHQNFYW; encoded by the coding sequence ATGGAAAGACTTACAAGACATGACCTTCAATGCTCTAGTTTCAGAGATGATTGGAACTGTAATGGCCTGTTTGAGAAACAACATACTGTCATTCAGTCTCAAGAGGGACATTTCAGTCCACTGATATTCACTCATGAAGGCATGCCCACTTTCAGTCAGCATCCATCCTTTACCTTACAGCAAATCATTAATAACAAAGAGAAATTTTGTGAAACTAAGGAATATGGTAAAGCCTTTAGACATGGTTCACAACTTAGCACACATCAGATAACTCATACCACTGAAAAACCCTATCAGTGTAAGGAATGTGGAAAGGCCTTTAGACATCCCTCAAGACTCGCTCATCATCAGAAAATTCATACTGGCAAGAAACCCTTTGAATGTAAAGAGTGTGGAAAAACCTTCATTTGTGGCTCAGATCTCACCCGACATCATagaattcatactggtgagaagccttatgaatgtaaggaatgtgggaaggcTTTTAGTAGTGGTTCGAACTATACTcgacatcagagaattcacactggagagaagccctatgaatgcAAAGAATGTGGGAAGGCCTTTAGTAGTGGCTCAAATTTTACCcagcatcagagaattcatactggagaaaaaccctatgagTGTAAGGAATGTGGCAATGCCTTTAGTCAGAGCTCACAACTTATTAAACATCAAAGAATCCATACAGGTgagaagccctatgaatgtaaggaatgtgaaAAAGCTTTTCGTTCTGGTTCAGATCTTACTcgacatcagagaattcatactggtgagaaaccctatgaatgtaagaTATGTGGGAAGGCCTATTCTCAGAGCTCACAACTTATTAGTCATCACAGAATTCATACTGGTGAAAAATCCTATGAATATAGGGAATGTGGAAAGACCTTTGGTTATAGCTCACCACTTACAGAACATCAAAATTTTTATTGGTGA